Genomic window (Flavobacteriales bacterium):
GGGGCCGCTTCATGTTGAACAGTCCGACGGTGCGGATGCCCGCCGCTGCCGCGATGTGCAACGGGCCGGTGCTCGCCGCGATCAGCGCATCGGCCTTGCCGATCAAGGCCATCAACTGTGTCAGCGAGAGTTTGCCGCCGGTGTCCGTGACATGGGGAAGCTCGACCGGGAGCGCCTTGCGATAGATCTCGGCCTCCGTTCGCGTGCCGGTTAGCAGCACATGGTAATGTTCCGGGTCCAGGAGCTGCATGAGCTTTCCGAAGTTCTCCAAGCCCCATGCGGCCCCGGTCACCTTCAACGGGTGCAGAATGACGTTGATCCGGTCCGTCCGAAGTTGTTCAAGCACGGTCGTATCAGGTTGCGGCACATGAAGGCCGATCAACGGGATCAATGAGCTTACATCCTCCGGCACGGCGATGCCGAACGGCGCCAACAGCTTGAAGTTCAATTGCGCCTCGTGCAGGTCGCTGTTCTTGCGGCTGAAATGGACCCGTTCGTTGCAGGTGGTCCAATGCCAAAGACGGTGGCTGGTTCCGATCCGTCGCGTGATGCCCGCCTGCTTGGCCCAGCGTGCGACTTCCTGGTGCGGGAAGACATGGACGATCGCTTCAGCACCTGTCTTCCGCAAAACCTCCGGGACTCTTGGACCGGCCTCTTGCAGGTCTTCCAATGCCAAGACCTCGTCCACATGTACGCAGTGCGCCCATAGCGGCATGGTGTATCGCTTCACTAGGGCGATGATGCGCGTGCCGGGCGCCTTGGCCTTGATCGCACCCGCCATGGGCAGTGTGAGCAGCGCATCGCCGAGGTTGTCCGGCCGGCTCAAGATCACGGTGCCGGGAATGCTCATGCCTTTTCGCGCCACAACTGCTTCAGCTTGGCGTATTTGAGGAACGTGGCGTGGGCGCTGATCCGCGCGATCACAAAGCCGTGGTATCCGTCCAGAAAGCCGCCACGGAAGAGGTAGTCCCCGATGAACTTCGCGATGGGGCTGATGAGCAGTTTCACCAAGCCCGCTTTCCGGCCTTGTTGGTACAGGGCGTTCGAAGAGATACCGGTGAAATAGTCCACCTGTCGCAGGTGGTCACTGATCGAATTGTAGCTGTAATGCAGCAGATCTCCGGTCAAGCGAATGGTCCGCGAGCCCGGTTCCATCTCATACTGGTCGTGCGGGTTCGTTCCGCCCCAAAGGCCTTTCCGGCTGTCCCACAAGCGCAACTTGATGTCCGGGTACCATCCGCCATGGCGGACCCAGGTGCCGCAGTAATTCGTCAGTCTCGCCATGCTGTACCCGTCCGCGGAAGGTGCCCCGCGCTTCACTTCCAGGATGGACCGGATGAGCTCTTCATCGAGCGCTTCGTCCGCGTCCAAGGAGAGCACCCACGGGTACTTTGCCTGTGTGATGGCCCAGTTCTTCTGCTCGATGTGGCCCTCAAAGGCGTGTTGCACGAAGCGTGCGCCGTGTTCCAAGGCGATCTTCTCCGTGGCGTCCATGCTGAAGGAATCCACCACTACCACATCATCGGCCACCTGCTTCACCGAAGCGATGCAACGCGCGAGGTTGCGCTCCTCGTTGAAGGTGATGATAACGACCGAGATCTCCATCGCGCCGAAGGTAGCCGGGCCGC
Coding sequences:
- a CDS encoding glycosyltransferase family 9 protein is translated as MSIPGTVILSRPDNLGDALLTLPMAGAIKAKAPGTRIIALVKRYTMPLWAHCVHVDEVLALEDLQEAGPRVPEVLRKTGAEAIVHVFPHQEVARWAKQAGITRRIGTSHRLWHWTTCNERVHFSRKNSDLHEAQLNFKLLAPFGIAVPEDVSSLIPLIGLHVPQPDTTVLEQLRTDRINVILHPLKVTGAAWGLENFGKLMQLLDPEHYHVLLTGTRTEAEIYRKALPVELPHVTDTGGKLSLTQLMALIGKADALIAASTGPLHIAAAAGIRTVGLFNMKRPLHPGRWAPLGKDAHVLVQDPDCPRCVKGEVCDCITRIPPERVLDLLPK
- a CDS encoding glycosyltransferase family 2 protein; translation: MEISVVIITFNEERNLARCIASVKQVADDVVVVDSFSMDATEKIALEHGARFVQHAFEGHIEQKNWAITQAKYPWVLSLDADEALDEELIRSILEVKRGAPSADGYSMARLTNYCGTWVRHGGWYPDIKLRLWDSRKGLWGGTNPHDQYEMEPGSRTIRLTGDLLHYSYNSISDHLRQVDYFTGISSNALYQQGRKAGLVKLLISPIAKFIGDYLFRGGFLDGYHGFVIARISAHATFLKYAKLKQLWREKA